From a region of the Odoribacter splanchnicus DSM 20712 genome:
- a CDS encoding tRNA threonylcarbamoyladenosine dehydratase — protein MPEWLSRTELLLGKERLEKLQQAHVLVAGLGGVGAYAAEQLCRAGIGEMTIIDGDVVELTNKNRQLPALDCNLGKAKAEIMAGRFRNINPEIKLHVINDFIRDDRMIEVLKMARYDYIVDAIDTLAPKIFLIYHSLQLGLPVVSSMGSGGKLDPSKIAVADISKSYNCNLARMLRKRLHKLGVYKGVKVVFSSEFTDPEAIVLAESRNKKSNVGTISYMPPIFGCFIASVVVRDLIGE, from the coding sequence ATGCCTGAATGGTTGAGTCGTACGGAATTGTTACTCGGGAAAGAAAGGTTGGAGAAATTGCAGCAGGCTCATGTTTTGGTCGCCGGTTTAGGAGGGGTGGGAGCATATGCTGCCGAACAGTTGTGCCGGGCCGGGATAGGCGAAATGACGATTATCGATGGGGATGTGGTGGAACTGACCAACAAGAACAGGCAATTGCCGGCTTTGGATTGTAATCTGGGAAAAGCCAAGGCGGAGATTATGGCCGGGCGGTTCCGGAATATCAATCCGGAGATTAAATTGCATGTGATTAACGATTTTATCCGGGATGACCGGATGATCGAGGTATTGAAAATGGCCCGATACGACTATATCGTGGATGCTATCGATACCTTGGCGCCGAAGATATTCCTGATTTATCATAGTCTGCAATTGGGCTTGCCTGTCGTCAGTTCGATGGGTTCGGGGGGAAAACTGGATCCTTCGAAAATTGCAGTGGCGGACATTTCGAAAAGTTATAATTGCAATCTGGCGCGTATGTTGCGTAAACGCTTGCATAAACTGGGGGTTTACAAAGGGGTGAAGGTGGTTTTTTCGTCGGAATTTACCGATCCGGAGGCTATCGTCCTGGCAGAGAGTCGGAATAAGAAGTCCAATGTAGGGACCATCTCTTATATGCCGCCTATCTTCGGGTGCTTTATCGCTTCGGTAGTGGTCCGCGATCTCATTGGAGAATAA
- the ruvA gene encoding Holliday junction branch migration protein RuvA: protein MYEYIKGLLVEATPAYAVIECGGVGYYINISVNTYSQIVALQQVSLYIHQIVREDALLLYGFFNKEERTVFRQLISVSGIGANTASVMLSSMTVKEIAGAILTENVNAIKSVKGIGLKTAQRVIIELKDKIAVTGSAEEMNFGASVAIKEEALAALVMLGFVKAQANKVLDKIMAGGGVTSVEELIKQALKQL from the coding sequence ATGTATGAATATATAAAAGGCCTTCTGGTGGAGGCGACGCCTGCTTACGCAGTGATCGAATGCGGCGGAGTGGGGTATTATATTAATATTTCGGTGAATACCTATTCTCAGATTGTAGCTTTGCAGCAGGTTTCCTTATATATTCATCAGATTGTCCGGGAAGATGCACTCTTGTTATACGGCTTTTTCAATAAAGAGGAAAGAACGGTTTTCCGGCAGCTGATTTCGGTTTCCGGGATCGGAGCGAATACGGCTAGTGTTATGTTGAGTTCGATGACGGTAAAAGAAATTGCCGGAGCCATCCTGACAGAGAATGTAAATGCAATCAAGAGTGTGAAGGGAATCGGGCTGAAGACGGCCCAGCGGGTGATTATCGAATTGAAAGATAAAATAGCGGTGACAGGTAGTGCCGAAGAGATGAACTTCGGCGCTTCGGTGGCCATAAAAGAAGAAGCTTTGGCTGCTTTGGTGATGCTTGGGTTTGTGAAGGCTCAGGCCAATAAAGTATTGGATAAAATTATGGCCGGTGGAGGTGTCACCAGCGTCGAGGAACTGATTAAACAAGCACTGAAGCAATTATAA
- a CDS encoding TatD family hydrolase, which translates to MPQDWINVHTHRPGEGVNIVDPCLGNVIMPGQGAVYFSLGIHPMYIDDRVEERLQKIELAAAEGKIVAVGEAGVDRNALAPVEVQLKLFERQAEIAGRYGVPLIIHGVRAIPELITAYKKCRSHQKWIMHGFNNRREILMDLLRHGFYISAGRHAMNEESQVYRVLPEIPADRLLIETDNSDFTIGEVYGQVARRRGIAVEELQHIVRMNFDRLFKL; encoded by the coding sequence ATGCCACAAGATTGGATTAACGTACATACACATCGGCCGGGAGAGGGGGTGAATATTGTCGATCCTTGTCTGGGAAATGTGATTATGCCCGGGCAGGGGGCGGTTTACTTTTCTTTGGGAATTCATCCCATGTATATCGATGATAGGGTGGAGGAAAGGTTGCAGAAGATAGAACTGGCGGCAGCAGAGGGGAAGATTGTGGCTGTCGGGGAAGCGGGGGTGGACCGGAATGCGCTTGCTCCGGTGGAAGTGCAGTTGAAGCTGTTTGAACGGCAGGCGGAAATTGCAGGACGGTATGGGGTGCCGTTGATTATTCATGGGGTGAGGGCGATCCCGGAATTGATTACTGCCTATAAGAAATGCCGGTCACATCAGAAATGGATTATGCACGGATTCAATAACCGGCGGGAGATCTTGATGGATTTGTTGCGGCATGGATTTTATATTTCCGCCGGAAGGCATGCCATGAACGAAGAGTCGCAGGTGTATCGGGTATTACCTGAAATTCCGGCAGACCGGTTGCTGATCGAAACGGATAATTCGGATTTTACGATCGGGGAGGTCTATGGGCAAGTCGCCCGTCGGAGGGGGATCGCTGTGGAAGAATTGCAGCATATTGTCCGGATGAATTTCGATCGGTTGTTTAAATTGTAA
- the trpS gene encoding tryptophan--tRNA ligase, which translates to MEIVVSGIRPTGNLHLGNYFGAVKNFLRLQDEYKCFFFIADWHSLTTHPHPGDVTANVRKILSEYLACGIDPEKAAIYVQSDVKEVLELYLYLNMNAYLGELQRVTSFKEKARKQPENVNAGLLTYPTLMAADILIHRADKVPVGKDQEQNMEMARKFARRFNTIYGVEFFPEPQSYSFGGDAIKVPGLDGSGKMGKSEGNAIYLIDDAATIRKKVMKAVTDSGPTQPNSEKPEAIANLFTMLKIVSSADTYDYFNEKYNACEIRYGDLKKQLAEDIVNFTSPIRERILAYAADTEYMDKVAREGAEKARASADKTIREVRKIIGFN; encoded by the coding sequence ATGGAGATTGTTGTTAGCGGGATCAGACCCACGGGAAATTTACATTTAGGGAACTATTTCGGAGCGGTAAAAAATTTTCTGCGTTTACAGGATGAATATAAATGCTTTTTTTTCATTGCCGATTGGCATTCTTTGACGACTCATCCCCATCCGGGCGACGTGACTGCCAATGTACGGAAGATTTTATCCGAGTATTTGGCATGTGGGATCGATCCCGAAAAGGCAGCGATCTATGTACAGAGTGATGTAAAAGAAGTACTGGAACTATACCTCTACCTGAACATGAACGCTTATTTGGGAGAATTGCAGCGGGTGACTTCTTTCAAGGAAAAAGCCCGGAAACAACCGGAGAATGTGAATGCCGGACTGTTGACTTATCCGACTTTGATGGCTGCCGATATTCTGATTCACCGGGCTGATAAAGTACCGGTAGGAAAGGACCAGGAGCAGAATATGGAGATGGCCCGGAAATTTGCACGGCGTTTCAATACCATCTATGGGGTAGAATTTTTCCCGGAGCCACAGTCCTATTCCTTCGGGGGAGATGCGATTAAAGTGCCGGGGTTGGATGGATCCGGAAAGATGGGAAAATCCGAAGGAAATGCTATTTATCTGATCGACGATGCCGCTACTATCCGTAAGAAAGTGATGAAAGCGGTGACCGATAGCGGTCCTACGCAGCCCAATAGCGAAAAGCCCGAAGCTATCGCTAATCTGTTTACCATGCTGAAGATTGTATCTTCTGCAGATACTTACGATTATTTCAATGAGAAATACAATGCCTGTGAAATTCGCTATGGTGATTTGAAGAAACAGTTAGCCGAGGATATTGTGAATTTTACGTCTCCTATCCGGGAGAGAATCCTGGCCTATGCCGCCGATACGGAATATATGGATAAAGTGGCCCGGGAAGGGGCGGAAAAAGCGCGTGCCAGTGCCGATAAGACTATTCGTGAGGTGCGGAAAATCATAGGTTTTAATTAA
- a CDS encoding DUF3276 family protein, with protein MEGYERKEGMDNDREEIYSKAVRAGKRTYFFDVKSTRNNDYYLTITESKKRFDNDGNQNFEKHKIFLYKEDFEKFAEGLDEVVAYIQAAIGGEAPKAAYTDPQKEEFDVDFDQI; from the coding sequence ATGGAAGGATACGAAAGAAAAGAAGGAATGGACAATGATCGGGAAGAGATTTATTCCAAGGCAGTGAGAGCAGGGAAAAGAACCTATTTTTTCGACGTGAAATCAACTCGTAACAATGATTATTACCTGACAATCACAGAAAGTAAGAAGAGATTTGATAACGACGGGAATCAAAATTTCGAGAAGCATAAAATCTTTCTGTACAAAGAAGATTTTGAAAAGTTTGCTGAAGGTTTAGATGAAGTCGTTGCTTATATCCAGGCCGCCATCGGCGGAGAAGCTCCCAAAGCAGCCTACACCGACCCCCAAAAAGAAGAATTCGACGTCGATTTCGATCAGATTTAA